One segment of Streptomyces sp. NBC_01463 DNA contains the following:
- a CDS encoding SRPBCC family protein produces the protein MAEVSAEARIEAPAEKVWAQLTDFSAYAEWNATHTSFPKGGPATLELSATYEENLKLMGFPAEVTWTVSELEAGRLLTTTGKGPMGVNLKMRYALTPDGEATAVRIDGEFTGAAVSLMAGKLKDSATAALVESLRKLDGLIVA, from the coding sequence ATGGCCGAAGTCAGTGCAGAGGCGCGTATAGAGGCACCGGCCGAGAAGGTCTGGGCGCAGCTGACCGACTTCAGCGCGTACGCGGAGTGGAACGCCACCCACACCAGTTTCCCCAAGGGTGGTCCGGCCACGCTCGAACTCTCGGCGACCTACGAGGAGAACCTGAAGCTGATGGGCTTCCCGGCCGAGGTGACCTGGACGGTCTCGGAGCTGGAGGCCGGCCGGCTGCTGACGACCACGGGCAAGGGCCCGATGGGGGTCAACCTGAAGATGCGCTACGCACTGACCCCCGACGGGGAGGCCACCGCGGTCCGCATCGACGGCGAGTTCACCGGCGCCGCGGTCTCGCTGATGGCGGGCAAGCTCAAGGACTCGGCCACCGCGGCGCTCGTCGAGTCGCTGCGCAAGCTGGACGGTCTGATCGTCGCCTGA